The genome window GGAGGCGGCGTGGGTGCGCGACCGTCACCGGGCCCTTGCGCGGGCGCTCGACCGGCGCCGGGCATGGACGGCGATGCAGCGGGCCGGGACGGTGCATGCCACCGGGCCCGACGGCGGAGCACTCATCGAGCGGGGCCGCCTGGTCGCCGCCTGGCCCGACGGGGATCGTCCCCCCCTCCTTCCCGCGATCCGAACCGAGCACCCCACCGAGGAAGCCGCCCGGTCCGTGATCGATGCCGAGGAGGCTCACCTGGTGTGGCGATGGTTGATGAGCGATGGGGTCGCATTGGACGAGGCCGACGGACCCCTGGGGCTTCCGGTCCACCCGGTCGAAGCGCTGGAGCGCATCGCGGTGTGACCCGCGGAGGTGGCTACGCCCGGTCGAGCACCATTGCCGGGTCGACATTGCCGCCGGAAAGCACCACCACCAGGGGGCCGCTACCTGGTGCCCGGCCGGCCAATGCGAGGGCCAATCCGACCGCCCCCCCGGGCTCGACCACCAGCTTCAGCGTTTCGAACGCGAACCGCATCGCCTCGCGCACCTCAGAGTCGCTGACGGTCGCCGACCCCGCCACGAGGCGCCGGTTGATCTCGAATCCAATGGCGCCGGGGGTGGGCGCCAGCAGGGCGTCACAGATCGAGCCAGCCGTTTCGGCAACGACGACCCGTTCACCCGATCCGAGCGAGCGCGCATAGTCGTCGAAGTCTTCCGGCTCAACCGTATAGACCTCGGCCCGCGGCAGATCGACGGAGAGGGCCAGGGCGATCCCGGCGGTCAGCCCTCCCCCGCCGGTGGGTACCAGCACGACCGGATCCTCGACGGCAAGGGCGCGGCACTGTTCGGCGATCTCGAGACCTGCGGTTCCCTGGCCGGCGATGGTCCACGAGTGCTCGTACGGGGGGACGATCACCGCACCGGTGCGTCCTGCCCTCTCACGTGTCATTTCGACCCGGTCATCGGTGGCCCGGTCGTAGGACACGATCTCGGCGCCTCGGGACCGGGTCCCCTCGGTCTTGGCGGCAGGGGCGTCGGCCGGCATGACGATCGTCGCCGGGACGCCGTAGTGGGCGGCGGCCGCCGCCACTGCCTGGCCGTGGTTGCCACTGGAATAGGCGGCCACCCCGTTGGCCCGACCCTCCGGCCCCAGCTGCGAGAGAAAGGCCATCGCCCCCCGGTACTTGAACGACCCGGTGCGCTGCAGTGTCTCCAGCTTCAGCAGCACCCGACGACCGACCCGGGCATCGAGGTCAGGTGAACCGACCAGCGGAGTGCGCACCACGAGGCCGGCGATCCGGTCGGCGGCGGCTCGAACGTCGTCGATCGTCGGCGGTGAGGTATCCACTGTTGCCGACGCTACCGCCCCCCAGGGGCTTGTGTCGCGCCGCCGGGTCGACTCCGCCGGCTCCGTACACTCGAACAGGTCGTGAAGCCGCCCCCGCTCGCCGTTCTCGCACTCATCGCCATCGGGGCATGCAGCCAGGGGTCGGTGCCGGCCGGCGAGGTGCCCCCACTCGAGCCGACCACGCCGAGCGCGGTCCGGGAGCTGCTGGCGTCTTCCGACCGGCCGGTGGTGGTGAATGTCTGGGCATCGTGGTGCATTCCGTGCCGCTCGGAGGCTCCTCTGCTCCGCCAGGCCGCGGCCGCACATGGCGGTGAGATCAGGTTCGTCGGAATCGACGTTCGCGACACCCAGGACGGGGCGCGGTCGTTCATCGCGGAGTTCGGCCTCACCGCGCTCGAGCACTACTTCGACCAGTCCGGCGCCGTCCCGGGTGATCTCGGCGGGCGGGGGGTGCCCCTCACCTTCTTCTTCCGTGCGGGAGGTGACCTGGTCTCCGTCCACCACGGGGTGATCGACGAGCGAACGCTGGCCCTCGGAATCGACGAGCTGCTCCTTTCCGGGAGCGGGTGATGGAGTTCGGGCTCTTGGCCGCGGTAGCGGTTGCATTCGGGTCGGCCTGGGCAGTCCTCCGGCTCACCGTGGCGAGGGAGGAACGGCGGCCCGCGTTCGACCGCCTGATCTCCGCGGCGGTGGTCGGTCTGGTCGCCGGACGGATCGCGGCGATGGCGCTCGCGGGCACCAATCCGATCACCCGCCCCCTCGACGTCCTCATCGTGCGCGGAGGGGTCGACACCGGTTTCGCCGCGTCGGCGGCGTTGGCCTGGCTCGCCTTTGGCGGGCGAGGCGACCTGTGGAGGAGCCTCGACGCGGTGGCGCCGGCAGCCCTCGCCGGGCTCGCCGGGTGGCACCTCGGATGCCTCTTCTCAGGCACCTGCCTCGGGACCACCACCTCCCTGCCCTGGGGAATCACGGCAACGGGCGGGATGGTGACGCGGCACCCGACCGAGATGTACGCCGCCCTCGCCTTCGTCGCTGCCGCCGCGCTGGTCGCCGCGGCGCGCCGGCAAGTGACAATTCCGGGAATCCTGGCGGCGGCCACGCTTGCGGCCGCAGCTCTCATCCGGCTGGCGACCGAGCCAATGCGGCTCGGGATCGGGACGGGGCCAGAGTGGTGGTACGCGTCCGGGATCGCCGTCGGGGTAGGCATCGTTCTGTATCGGGTGGTGCGCGCCCGCCGGCTGCGACGCCCGGCCCCCTCCTGAGCCCGCCCGCCACCGGGGCGGTACCGCCTTCGTACACTCGCCATATGCCCGACCAACACATCGTCGACCTCCGCGGAGTTGGTGTCCGCCGCTCCGGCGCGTTGATCTTGCGTGAAGTGAACCTTCAGGTCGCTTCCGGTGAAGTCATCGGGTTGTTCGGGGCGAACGGGTCGGGTAAATCCACACTGTTGCGGGTGCTGGCGACGCTCGAGCGACCGAGCGCGGGCGGTGGCACGGTGCTCGGCGCCGCCCTCGGCACGGACGCGGAGGAGGCGGTACGCCCCCGCGTCGCCCTCGTCGCCCATGAACCGGCTCTTCTTGCCAACCTCTCCCTGGAGGAGAACCTCCGTCTCTTTGCGGCCCTCGGCGGCCGCGCCTCGGGCCGGGTGATGCCCGCGCTCGCCGAGGTGGGACTAGCCGGGGCGGCAGGGCGACGCGCCGCGATTTGCTCCAACGGCATGAGGCGCCGCGCCGAGTTCGCCCGGGTGGCGCTCGCCGAGCCAGATCTGCTCCTGCTCGACGAGGCCCATGTGGGGCTCGACGTGGCCGCCGGGGCACTGATGGAGCGAATCGTCGACGCTGTCACCAATCGCGGTGGGGCTGTGATCCTGGTGTCGCACGAGCGGGAGCGCGTCGAGCGGCTGATCGACCGGTCGGCGACCTTGATCGACGGCCGGCTGGAGGTCGCGTGATGAGCATCTTGCGGCAGATTGCGATCCTCTTCCGTTTTCAACTGCGCGACGAGATGCGCACCGGCGAAGTGATGGCGGTGATCGTCCCGTTCGGGGCGATCGCCCTGCTGGTGATCCCGATGGCGGTCGGCATCGAGACCACGCTGCTCAGCCGTATCGGCCCGGGCTTGTTCTGGGCAGTGGTGCTGTTGTTCGGCATCGTCGTGACCCAGCGCCGCACCGCGGCGGCGAGCCCGGCTCATGGCGATGCCCTGTCGCTGCTGGGCGTAGACCCGGCGGCTCGGTTCGCCGCCACCGCGCTTGCCAGCGCCATCCTGCTGCTGGGCTTCCAGATCGTCACCGGGCTGGTGATGATCGTCCTGTACGACCCCGTCATCGTGGGCTGGGGTTGGCTGGCGATGGTCCTGCCGTTGGTGGCGCTCGGCCTGGGAATGCTGGGTACCGTCGCCGGATCGGTGGCGGAGGGCCGCGGCCCCCTTGCTCCGCTGTTGGTGGCGCCTCTAGCGATCCCGATTCTTCTCGGCGCCGCCCAGGCCTCGGAAGGCTTGCGGCTTGGGGTCGGTATCCTCCGCTGGATCATCGTGTTGGCACTGGTCGACGTCGTGCTCGCGCTGGTCGGTGTGCTGACCGCCCGCCCCCTGGAAGGGACTCCGAGTTGAGGCCGATCGAAATCGCAGCAGCCGGAACGATGCTCACCGCGCTGGTTGCCGGTCTCGTGGTGCCTCCGGACGCCGTTCAGGGCGACCTGCAGCGGATCATGTACGTCCACGTGCCCTCTGCCTGGCTGGCGTACCTCGCCTTTGCCGTGACCCTGGTCGCCAGCGTTGCCCACCTGGTCACCAAGCGGCTCGAATGGGATCGGCGCGCCGGGGCCTCGGCGGAGGTCGGCGTGGTGTTCACCGGTCTCGCCCTCGCCACCGGGATGATCTGGGGCAAGCCGGTCTGGGGCGTGTGGTGGACCTGGGACGCCCGACTCGTGCTGACCGCGGCGATGTTCTTCGTCTACCTCGCGTACCTCGGCCTCCGGCGGAGTGTGGACGACCCGGTGATCCGCGGTCGGAGAACGGCGGTGTTCGGCGTCGTCGCTGCCCTGCAGATCCCGCTCGTGCACTTCTCGGTGATCTGGTGGCGCAGCCTTCACCAGCCACCCACGGTGCTGCGACCGGGAGAGCCCCAGATCGATCCGCCGCTCCTCTTCGCTTTGCTGATGGCGGTGGTGGCGTTCACGGTGCTGTACGTGGCGCTGACACGGCGCCGGGTGGAGCTCGCCGCCGCCGAGGACCGACTGCTCACGACCGGAGGCTTCGACGAGTCCGTCGCCGGGGCGGCGGTTTCGGCTCCGATGACCGGGGAACAGCGATGAGCGACTGGGGCTGGGTGGCCTTCGCGTACTCGGTCGTGTACTCCACGCTGGCGCTGTACCTCGCTTCGATCGTGGTCCGGGCCCGGCGTGTGCGCCGCTACCTGGACGAGCGATGAGGCGGTATCGCTGGTTCATCGTGGCGGGATTGGGGCTGGTGGCGGTGCTGACGGGATTCCTCGTCGCCAACATCGGCGCCGACCTCGTGTACTACCGGACGACTTCGGAAGTCGTCGACGAGACCGACCCGGTGGGAAAAGGTCGCTTTCGCCTCGGCGGCCAGGTGGTGCCGGGCTCGATCGCAGCCGACGCCACCGGCGTCCAATTCGAGGTCACCGACGGGGTGGTGACCCTGGAGGTGGATCATCGTGGGGCTCCGCAGCAACTGTTCCGTGAAGGCATCGGGGTGGTGGTCGAGGGGACGTGGGACGGATCCACGTTTCACTCCGACTCCATGATCATCAAGCACGACGAGCAATACCGCACCGAGGACGGAGGCGTGTACACCCCCGACTCGAGATTCCCCAGCCCGTGATCGCCCTTGTCGGCTACGCCGGAGTGCTGGTCGCGCTCGCTTCGGCGGTCGCTCTGGTCGTGCAGGGTGTCAGGTCGTATCTGGATGGCGGCGCCGGAGCCGCAGACCGGCTGCGGTTCCCAGTGTGGGGCCTCATCGGCGGCGCCGTCATCGCCATGGGTGCGCTCGAGTTGGCGTTGCTCACCGACGACTTCTCGATCGAATACGTCGCCCGCAACCACGCCCGGGGGACGCCCCTGCTGTTCACCATTGCCTCCGCCTGGGCCGCCCTCGAGGGAAGCATCGTGCTCTGGGGCCTGGTCCTGGCCGGGTACGCCGTCTGGGTGTTTCGCAGCCTCGAGGACGACGATCCGATTGGTGCCACCGCTCTCGCCGTGATCGGGGCAGTGGCGATCTTCTTCTTCGGGCTGATGGCGTCGGCGGCCAACCCGTTCACGACGTTGGCGGTGGTTCCGGCCGACGGACTCGGCGCCAACCCTCTGCTCCAGAACCACATCCTGATGGCGATCCATCCGCCCATGCTCTACATGGGGTACGTCGGCATGACCGTGCCGTTCGCCTTCGCCATCGCCGCCCTCGCCGCCGGCGACGGGACCACCGCGTGGCTGGAACGGACTCGCCGCTGGGCGCTGGTCGCCTGGTCGTTTCTCACGCTCGGCGTCGTGCTCGGCGCCTGGTGGTCTTATGAGGTGCTGGGGTGGGGCGGTTATTGGGCGTGGGACCCGGTGGAGAACGCGTCATTCCTCCCCTGGCTGACGGCGACCGCCTTCATCCACTCCGCGGTCGTCCAGCGCCGGCGGGGCATGCTCCAGGCGTGGAACGTCGCCCTGGTGATCGGGACGTTCGCCCTCACCATCCTCGGCACGTTCCTCACCCGATCGGGGGTGGTGGCGTCAGTGCACTCCTTCACCCAATCTGCCGTCGGGCCTGCCCTGCTGGGCTTTCTGATCGTGATCCTGATCGGTGGATTCGGCCTCTTTGCCGCCCGGGGTCACCTGGTGGCATCTACCCCGCGCCTCGACTCGCTCGCCAGCCGCGAAGGGGCCTTCCTGCTCAACAACCTGCTGCTCACCCTGTTCGCCTTCGTCGTGCTGCTGGGGACGATCTATCCCATGATCCTCGAGGCGTTCACCGGGGATCGGGTCTCGGTGGGTCCGCCGTGGTTCGACCGCACCGCGATCCCCATCGGCCTGGTGTTGCTGTTTGCGATGGGCATCGGGCCGATCGTCCCTTACCGGGCTGCCCGGGCGAGCGTTGTGTGGCACCGATTGCGAAGCCCGCTTCAGGTGACCGCGGTGGTGTCGGCGGCGGTGGTCCTCTTGGGGCTGCGCTCGGTCACCGCCCTGCTCACGGTGGCCCTGGCGACCCTGGTGGTGGCGGCCATCGTCCGCAATGCCCACGTGTCCGCCAAGGCGCGCCCCCACGGCTACCTGCGTTCGCTCGGTGGACTGTTCCGCGCCGATCCGGGCTTCTGGGGCGGGATGATCGCCCACACCGGAGTGGCGCTCGTGGCAGTGGCCATCTCCTTCTCGTCGTCTTTCGACACCCGTACCGAGATCACCCTCTCGGCAGGCGAGTCGGCACCCTTCGATGGGTACACGCTCACCTATGTCGCCCCGTTCGCGCGGGAAGAATCGAATCGCGTTGTCATCGGCGCCGAATTCGAGCTCTACCGGGGCACTCGCCACCTCGCCACCCTTCACCCCCGCCTCAACCAGTACGACAACCAGGTGCAGGCGATTCCGACGCCGGCGGTCCACACCGGGCTGCGCGAGGACGTCTACCTCAGCCTGGTGCGCATCGAACAGGGCACCAGCGCGGTCACCATTGACGCGATGCGCTTTCCCTTGATGTGGATGCTCTGGCTCGGAGGCCTGGTGGTGGTGGCCGGCGGTGCCTGGTCCTTCACTGCCAAGCGCCGTACCCGCGACCTCAGACCCGCAGAGGTTTCTGGTGTCTGAGCGGGCTCGCACCTGGATCGCTCTCGCCGTCATCGGCGCCTCGCTGGCCACCATCGGCGCGGTGCTGGCCACCGACGAGCCGTCGCCTCGAGATCGCGCCCATGCACTCGCGGCTCGCCTCAAGTGCCCGGTGTGCGATTCAGAGACCATCGCCGACTCCCCCACCGATCTCGCCCGGGACCTCCAGGACCTGATCGCCGAGCAGGTCGCCGACGGCTGGACGGATCAGGAGGTGATCGACTTCTTCGTCGCCACCTACGGTGAGCAGGTACTGCTCGACCCGCCCACAGGAGGACGCACCGCCCTCCTGTGGATCGCCCCGCTGGTGGTGGCGGCCGCCGGTGTCCTGGTGATCATCGGACGCCGCGCCAAGCGATCGACCCGTGAGCTCACCGAGGAAGAGCGCCGCGCGGTCGAGGCGGCCGTTCGCGGAGCCGAGAGATGACCGGGCCCGAGGTACGGCTACTCGAGGAGCGCCGCGACAGGATCGTCGCCGATCTGCGGGCGATAGACGGCCAGATCGCCCTCGAGGAACTCGACCGTGCCACCGGGGAGGAGCTCCGCCGCCGATCCGAGGTGGCGCTCGCCGACACCCTCGCCGCACTCGAGATGGCGCGGGCCGAGCGCCCCCGGGGACGCTCGCCGCAGCGGATCGCCATCGGCCTCGCCGCATTCACGGTTGCTGCCACCGCTGCGGTGATCGGGCTGGCGGGGGCAGTGAACTCCAGCCCGACAACGACGGCCGGCGGCATCGACCTTGCCAACGTCACCAACGAGGAGTTGGAGGAGGTCGTCGCCGCCAACCCGGACGTGGTTCCGATGCGCCTGGCGCTGGCCCGCCGATATGTCGAGGCGGGCGAGTTCTCGGCGGCCCTCCCCCACTACCTGTACATCCTCGAGAGAGAACCTGAGCCCGAGGCGTTGATGTACCTGGGGTGGATGACCTACCTGTCGGGTGACCCCGTCACCGGGGAGTCACTTCTCGAGCACAGCCTGGAGCTGCGGCCGGGCAATGTCCTCGCCCAGTGGTTCCTCGCCAACGTCCGCTACTTCGGCCTCGGCGACACTGCCGGCGCGATTCCGCTGCTCGAAGCCGTGATCGCCTCCCCCGACACGCCGGACGACATCATCGCCGATGCTGAGCAAATGATCGAGGAGGCCGAGTCGTGAGCCCCCGATTTCGCTGGATCGCCTTCACGGTGCTTGGCCTCGTCGTCGTGGCCCTGATGCTGATCTTTCTGCCCCGATTCGGATCGGATCCGCTGCTTTCGGACTCACCCCTGATCGGCAAGCCGGTGCCCGATGTGACCATCACCAACATCGACGACGACGCTCCGATCGCACTCCGCTCGCTGGAGGGGAAGATCGTGGTGGTCAACTTCTGGGCCCCATGGTGCGTGCCGTGCCGTGCGGAGCATGCGGTCCTGATCGCCGCGGCGGAGGCATTCGCTTCGGCCGATGTCCAGGTGCTGGGCGTCGTCTACCAGTCCGATGTCGGGGATGTGAATCGCTTTCTCGACGAGTTGGGACGGGGATACCCCGCGGCCATGGACCCCGGCTCGCGCGCCGCGATCTCGTTCGGCGTCCGCGGCGTCCCTGAGACGTTCTTCGTCGACCCCAGCGGCATCGTGGTGGCCAAGGTCACCGGGCCGGTAGATGGGCCCCTCCTCACCTCGACCCTCGAGGCGATCCTGCTCGGCGAATCGGTCGACAGCCAGGAGACCGGCGAAGTACAGCCGGCTCCGTAGCGGGCGGCCCTCAGGCGCGTTCGAGCAATCGACGGGTCCGCCGGAGCGCCGCCGGCAACTTGCCCTGCGAACGGACCAAGAACCGAATCATTTCGTCGGCCCGGGCCCGGCCGAGTCCGGCGCCGTCGACCGCCTCTGCGATGGTTCGCCTCGAGAGGTCGCGGAGTCGGTCGACCCAACCGCCGAGGCGTTCGAAGAAGCGCTCCCGGTCGGCCACGGGATGGATTGCCTCGCAGGTCGCATCGTTGTGCCTTCGCACTTCCAACGTCGTGGGATCGGCTTCCCACCGGATCACCCTCCAAGAGGGCACGTAGCCGTTGTCCGGCCCGGATTGGAGAAACTGCCGCAGCCCTGCATATTCGAAGGCCGACCCGTGGTCGAAGAACAACGGCACCCCTTCGATGTAGGCACGGTTGAATCCATGGGTGTCACGACGCCGAATCCACAGCGAGAACGCCAGTTCGGAGGCCACCGCCTCGTCGAGGTCCTGCACCGGCAGATCTTCCAGGGTGTAATTCTCGGCGAGGCGCACCAGCCCCATCCGCGGGCCCGGAGACTTCGGGGCGAGCCGCACCTCGGCAACGTTCACCATGCCGGCCCCCAACAGGTAGCCCAGCAGCTCCCTACGACCATCGGGCTTGACCACCCACCGTTCGCCGTTCACGTCGACGGTGTCCGGGACGTGACCCGACCAATTCAACAATTCCTCGTCACTGACCCGGCTCATCGCGCCCCCGATGTGCATGCAGACGGCCTGGGCGCCGCAGCCCGCGACCGCCCGGCGGGACAACCTAGTCGGCGGCGGGCGCGATCGTTGACGGAGGCCTAAGTGGCCGCGAGCCCCTAACCGGCCGGTGGCCGGTCCGTCAGGCCAGCGAGGAACGCCTTCGTCTGCCCGGCCGTACGCAACCGGACCACCTGCAGATGATCCCAAGTGCCGTCGACGAGCCGTCCCTCATACTTCTCCCTGGTCCCCTCGAACCGGGTCCACGCCCACACGATGATGTTCTTGTAGGGATCGCGGCTGTAGAGGTTAGTCCACGGCTCGCGGTTGCCGTTCCACAGCTCCTCGCGCGTGGCCACCCGGCGCAGGGTTCGGCCGACCACCCGGCGCATGACCACCGGGCGGGAGGGGTCGAGCCAGACCACCGCGTCGGCCCGGGGCCACACGATGTCGGCCACGCCGTGACTGGTGTAGTTACCGTCGACCACCCACCGGTCACCGGCTACCAGCCGTGCGACCTCCTCACGGAATTCAGGGTCGGGCTTCTGCTGCCAGCCAGGCAGATGGAACAGTGAGTCCAGTTCCACGTAGGTCAGGCCGAGCGCGTCCGCGACGGCGCGCGCCACCGTCGTCTTCCCCGACCCGCTCGAACCGATCACCGAAATGCGCTCCACTGGCCACCATCGAGAGGGGGCGGAAGGGTAATGCCCGCCCCGGGCTCAGTCCCGGCTGGGTAATCGGCCGGCTCTTTCAAGGACATGGTCGGGTAGTCGGGTCTTGCCTTCATGGACCATCGTGTGGTGGTGAGCACACAGCAGGCAGAGGTTCTCCGTCTTGGTGTCGCCACCGTGGAGCCAATGGACCACATGATGAGCGTCGCAATAGCGTGGCCGGGACTGGCATCCAGGGATCACACAACCCTGGTCCCGGGCGTTGAGAGCGACACGGATCCACGGGGGGATCACCCGGGTGGTCCGCCCCACATCCAACGGCATCCCGTCGGGATCGACCACCAGGCGGGTGATCGCCGCGTCGCAGGCGATCCGACGCAGCGTCTCGGGACTGATCACCCCACAATCCTCGAGATGGCCTCCCCCGCTGAGACCCTGAAGCGCCGCCAACGGAGCCACCACCGTCACCTGGGGACGGAAACCACCTGAGATCGGAGAATCGCCGTCGGCGAGATGATCCGCACACAACTGAGTCAACGCATCGGCGCGGCGCTGACCCGGAGACCTGGTGTCAGTGGGGTCGAGCTGTTGGGGATCGGCGATCGACCGCAACGCAGTGAGCACCGTCTCGCCCGCCACCGGATCCAACTGACCATCCACCCGCACCAACCCATCCAACATCGGCGACACATTCAGAAACCGCCGCTGCCGCAAATGCTCCGCATCGGCTTCGGCGGCGTCGAGATCAGCGTTCTGACGCCACAGATCCACTCCCTCCCGGAACTCCGCCATCGACAAACCCGAAAACGAATCCACCAGGACCTGCTCCGCCTCGGCGAAGAGCACCGGGTTGGCTTCCCGGGCCGCAGCCAACAACCGCACCCGCGGCTCATCCAACTCACCACGACCAAACGCCCCCCGCACCACCGGCATCTCCGCCAAAGACCGCGCCAAAGAAATCCACCGCTGCGCCATCCCCACCGAAACCCCCAACCGATCCACCAACAGATTCAACGGCGCCAAATACCCCGCCTCGGCATACGCCCCGGAGGCCACCAGCTCACCAATCCAGGCAAGCCGCTCAGCCTCCGCCCGGACCACCCGCCCATGAGCCCCCACCAGCCCACCGACAGGAGCACCCCACAGCGAGAAACCTTCACCTTCGAAATCGGCAAGCGGCCGATCCGCAGTCGTCGTCATTCAGACAAGGTACGACCCATGTGTGACACAAAACGATGAATGGGAACGCCACCGCCGCCGTCCGAAGGTCTTCTAGCCACTCCGACCTCCTAGCCTCGAAGTGGTGCGGTACTACCTGGGCACCAAGGACGATCTGAAGCTCGGCGACCTCGTCGAGCCTGATCTTTCCCCAGAAATCGGCCACGTCTATGTGACCAGCACCTTGGATGGCGCATCCTGGCAAGGTGAGCTGGCACCCGGCGACGGTCCCGGCAGGATCTACGAGGTAGAGCCGACCGGGCGCCTCGACGAAGCCGCCGATGCGGCCGCACCTCAGTATCCGGTTGCGACGAAGTGGTTCCGCACTCAGGACCCGCTGCGGGTCACTGGCGAATGCACAAACTCGAAGGGGCGGCCACGGCGGTTGTACCACGGTACGAAGGCTGACCTGAAGGTCGGCGACCTGATCGAACCCGGCTACGCCCCCAACTTTGGCGAAAAGGATCGGGTGACGAAATACGTCTATCTGACCGGCACCGTGGATGCGTCCATCTGGGGAGCGGAACTGGCCCTCGCCGACGGACCCGGAAGGGTCTACGTGGTGGAACCGACCGGCCCGATCATGGACGACCCCAATCTCACGGACCAGAAGTTCCGGGGCAATCCGACGAAGTCCTACCGCTCCCAGGAATCGCTGCGCGTCATCGGCGAGCACACCGATTGGGACGGGAATTGCCCGATGCGGTGAAAGCCATGAAGGACGGCCTCGAGCGGCTTTCACAAATGGGCGTCGAGCCAATCGACGACTGAACCACAACCCCACGTGTGTCGTACGATTGTCCGATGCCTAGGCAGATGCTGGCAGCGGTCGGAATCCTGATCGTCGCGGCGGCCTGTTCCGGGAGCGGCACCGAGCCGTCCACGACCGCCGCCTCCTCAACGGCGCCGACTGTTACGACGTCGTCGACTACCGCTCCGGTGAACCCACCGCTCCTCGGTTCGGTGAACGAGCCATTTAACCCACAGATCCGAGTCGTCGAGGACGCTGTCCTCCGCGTCGACGGGTCTTGCGTGACCGCCGAAACGGGCGACACGGCGATTCTTCTGGTCTTCGATCTCCCGGTCGAGCCGCCGCCAGGGGGAGGGCGGTACGTGTGGGTGCAAGGCGTCGAGGTCCACTTCGGAGACGTCGTTCCACCTACCCCGACTCAGGTCTTGTCATCTGGCGCCCGCTACCAATTCCGAGGCATCCCCTTCGATGCAGTCGATGGAGAGCTGGCCGAGCCGATGCCCCCGAGCTGCGTCTACGACGAGCAGCTGATTCTTCTCGGTGCCCTTGATGCGCCGGTTGGGCACGGGCTGACTACTCGCCCGGTCGAGGTGTTGGAAGGAATTCCAGCGATAGGTATCAACTCGACCACGATCACCATCGCCGGGGCTTGTACCACCGTCGGTTCCGGAGAGCATCAGCTGCTCGTCGTCTGGCCGGCGGGAACCGTCTCGCTTCTGGACGACCACACCATCCACATGAGCCGCTGGGAGGCACTCACCGAGGTGGTA of Acidimicrobiia bacterium contains these proteins:
- the arr gene encoding NAD(+)--rifampin ADP-ribosyltransferase, which gives rise to MRYYLGTKDDLKLGDLVEPDLSPEIGHVYVTSTLDGASWQGELAPGDGPGRIYEVEPTGRLDEAADAAAPQYPVATKWFRTQDPLRVTGECTNSKGRPRRLYHGTKADLKVGDLIEPGYAPNFGEKDRVTKYVYLTGTVDASIWGAELALADGPGRVYVVEPTGPIMDDPNLTDQKFRGNPTKSYRSQESLRVIGEHTDWDGNCPMR
- a CDS encoding redoxin domain-containing protein, translated to MSPRFRWIAFTVLGLVVVALMLIFLPRFGSDPLLSDSPLIGKPVPDVTITNIDDDAPIALRSLEGKIVVVNFWAPWCVPCRAEHAVLIAAAEAFASADVQVLGVVYQSDVGDVNRFLDELGRGYPAAMDPGSRAAISFGVRGVPETFFVDPSGIVVAKVTGPVDGPLLTSTLEAILLGESVDSQETGEVQPAP
- a CDS encoding DUF222 domain-containing protein produces the protein MTTTADRPLADFEGEGFSLWGAPVGGLVGAHGRVVRAEAERLAWIGELVASGAYAEAGYLAPLNLLVDRLGVSVGMAQRWISLARSLAEMPVVRGAFGRGELDEPRVRLLAAAREANPVLFAEAEQVLVDSFSGLSMAEFREGVDLWRQNADLDAAEADAEHLRQRRFLNVSPMLDGLVRVDGQLDPVAGETVLTALRSIADPQQLDPTDTRSPGQRRADALTQLCADHLADGDSPISGGFRPQVTVVAPLAALQGLSGGGHLEDCGVISPETLRRIACDAAITRLVVDPDGMPLDVGRTTRVIPPWIRVALNARDQGCVIPGCQSRPRYCDAHHVVHWLHGGDTKTENLCLLCAHHHTMVHEGKTRLPDHVLERAGRLPSRD
- a CDS encoding AAA family ATPase, whose protein sequence is MERISVIGSSGSGKTTVARAVADALGLTYVELDSLFHLPGWQQKPDPEFREEVARLVAGDRWVVDGNYTSHGVADIVWPRADAVVWLDPSRPVVMRRVVGRTLRRVATREELWNGNREPWTNLYSRDPYKNIIVWAWTRFEGTREKYEGRLVDGTWDHLQVVRLRTAGQTKAFLAGLTDRPPAG